The following DNA comes from Thermococcus piezophilus.
CAGTAGTTTGTTATACCCAGTTCGACCATCCTCTGAAGGATCTTCGCACGTAGGAATAGCTCATTGTAAATCTCCTTTGGGTCCTCGTAGCCCGCTATTTCGGCTATCTTCCTCTCTAAGATGTAAGAGTTGTTGAAACCACGGAAGATGTGCCTGTCTGATACTGGATCCCACTCGAAGACGTTCCTTGTGGCCACACCGCCGAGCTCCTCGTAGTAGCCCTCGATCTCGACGACGTTGATGGTCCTCCTAAGGAACTTACCCTTGACATAGACCGCCTGCTGGAAGACTGCTATGTTAAGGTTGTCAATGAATGTTATCGGGACGTTGATTGGATGCCCAGTGAAACGCTGTATCATCTTCTTAATGTCACCCGCGTGGAAGGTGCTCATGACAGGATGGCCTGTCTGCATGGCCTGGAACGCGATGGCACCCTCAGCGCCACGGATCTCACCGACGATTATGTAGTTCGGCCTTGAACGGAGTGCCGCCTTTAGGAGGTCAAAGAGCGTAACCCTGCTTTCCTCAGGACCGCGCTCACGGGTTATAAGGCGCTGCCACACCGGATGCGGAACCTGAACCTCCGGCGTATCCTCGGCGGTATATATCTTTGAGCCAGGTTTGATAAAGGGAATAATCGAGTTCAAAAGCGTAGTCTTACCTGAAGCTGTTTCACCACAGACAAAGACACTCATACCGTATTCGATGGCTATCCAAAGGTATGCGGCAACCTCGGCGCTTAGCGTTCCCCAGGCTATCAGCTGAACAATGCTTATCGGAGTTGCCGAGAACTTACGGATGGTTGCGCTTGGGCCCCTGATGGATATGTCCGGTGAGTAGATTATGTTGATACGGGAACC
Coding sequences within:
- a CDS encoding type II/IV secretion system ATPase subunit — its product is MAQAFSDTFEEAMARNPHLRKYVDQFRRKYGKLPEFHAQLSRDMKEILYPNILYPVGDPIFIHIYGDPATAEKKYIVIEPRIESREEEQKYSMIRDKILELAPSREIPEEQEEFERFLDALFDEAVLALIKSSKGGLFSRGQHFTITKDEMEKFRYLIKRDIIGIGPLEPIARDPYIEDIHIIGANNVSLVHKIFEMMQTNITFGDNVKLADYFKNISERIGRPVSDRTPIVDGALPDGSRINIIYSPDISIRGPSATIRKFSATPISIVQLIAWGTLSAEVAAYLWIAIEYGMSVFVCGETASGKTTLLNSIIPFIKPGSKIYTAEDTPEVQVPHPVWQRLITRERGPEESRVTLFDLLKAALRSRPNYIIVGEIRGAEGAIAFQAMQTGHPVMSTFHAGDIKKMIQRFTGHPINVPITFIDNLNIAVFQQAVYVKGKFLRRTINVVEIEGYYEELGGVATRNVFEWDPVSDRHIFRGFNNSYILERKIAEIAGYEDPKEIYNELFLRAKILQRMVELGITNYWDVYREIKAFYQRGIEGLSFRI